One window from the genome of Salvia splendens isolate huo1 chromosome 9, SspV2, whole genome shotgun sequence encodes:
- the LOC121748384 gene encoding G2/mitotic-specific cyclin S13-7-like, which translates to MASRVVIPEQPRVGGGKQKIVQAEGRNRRVLRDIGNLATKQAAVVERKPQNQITRPVTRSFGAQLLANAQAEAEKNICKKTLVESGKDLVGKDVVAAKKEALKPKEEAVVVISSDKGESCKSGRKEKKAAKAFTSILSARSKAACGVTKKPKDKVVDIDAGDSENELTAAEYVEDMYNYYKLTEGDGRVHDYMESQREINSKMRGILVDWLIEVHRKFELTPESLYLTVNVMDRFLSLKAVQRRELQLVGISSMLIACKYEEIWAPEVSDLMAISDNAYAREQVLVMEKAILGQLEWYLTVPTPYVFLIRYIKASIPSDKEMENMSFFFGELGLTSYLVMTRYSPSVLAASAVYVARCTLGRSPVWSETLRHHTGYCQDQLMECGKVLVGLQSGMAESKLKAVWRKYSNPERAAMFPPPTI; encoded by the exons ATGGCTTCTAGGGTTGTTATTCCGGAGCAACCGAGGG TAGGTGGTGGAAAGCAGAAGATTGTGCAGGCTGAGGGCAGAAATAGGCGTGTTTTAAGAGATATTGGAAATTTGGCAACTAAACAAGCTGCTGTTGTTGAGCGCAAGCCCCAAAATCAAATCACTCGCCCTGTAACCag GAGTTTTGGGGCTCAGTTGCTGGCAAATGCACAAGCAGAAGCAGAGAAAAACATCTGCAAG AAGACACTGGTGGAAAGTGGAAAAGATTTGGTGGGGAAAGATGTTGTTGCTGCCAAGAAGGAAGCTCTGAAGCCCAAGGAGGAGGCTGTGGTTGTAATCAGTTCGGATAAAGGAGAGAGTTGCAAAAGtggaagaaaagagaagaaggCTGCTAAAGCTTTCACTTCCATCCTATCTGCTAGGAGCAAG GCTGCCTGTGGGGTTACAAAGAAGCCTAAGGATAAGGTCGTGGACATCGATGCAGGGGACTCGGAGAATGAATTGACAGCTGCTGAGTATGTTGAGGACATGTACAATTACTACAAGCTCACTGAA GGCGATGGTCGAGTTCATGACTACATGGAATCGCAACGAGAAATCAACTCGAAAATGAGAGGCATTCTGGTGGACTGGCTGATTGAAGTGCACAGGAAGTTTGAACTGACCCCTGAGAGCCTATACCTCACAGTGAACGTGATGGATCGGTTCCTCTCCCTCAAGGCGGTTCAGAGGAGGGAGCTGCAGCTCGTTGGGATAAGCTCGATGTTGATTGCGTGCAAATATGAGGAGATATGGGCACCAGAGGTGAGTGACCTGATGGCTATATCGGACAATGCTTATGCAAGGGAGCAAGTGCTGGTGATGGAGAAGGCGATTCTCGGGCAGCTGGAGTGGTACCTTACTGTACCGACTCCTTATGTGTTTCTGATTCGATACATCAAGGCCTCTATTCCATCTGATAAGGAG ATGGAAAACATGAGCTTTTTCTTTGGTGAGCTTGGTTTGACAAGCTACTTGGTCATGACACGGTATAGCCCCTCGGTGCTTGCAGCTTCTGCCGTGTACGTTGCTCGTTGCACTCTCGGGAGGAGTCCGGTGTGGAGTGAGACGCTTAGGCACCACACGGGATACTGTCAAGATCAGCTcat GGAGTGTGGGAAGGTGTTGGTAGGATTGCAGAGTGGTATGGCGGAGAGCAAGCTGAAAGCGGTGTGGAGAAAGTACTCTAATCCGGAGAGGGCGGCCATGTTTCCTCCGCCCACAATTTGA
- the LOC121747517 gene encoding zinc transporter 8-like: MKTHLLAAIIIALQPAAVLADCTCEAEDEYRDKALALRYKLAALASILVASAAGVCLPVVAKRFPALSPKSNLFFVVKAFAAGVILSTGFIHVLPDAFESLTSPCIPEHPWGDFPFSGFIAMVASIGTLMVDTYATSYYRRRANAKAADGGGMLDAVHDHGHAQRGGLVSSNSDSDSDDSELLRHRVISQVLELGIVVHSVIIGIALGASQSPSTIKPLIAALTFHQFFEGIGLGGCISQAMFNVGAIVTMAGFFSLTTPVGIAIGIGIANIYSETSSTALIVEGVFNSASAGILIYMALVDLLSANFMSPRLQNNGKLQLGANLALLIGAGCMSLLAKWA, translated from the exons ATGAAGACTCATCTCCTCGCCGCCATCATCATAGCATTGCAGCCGGCGGCAGTCCTCGCCGACTGCACGTGCGAGGCGGAGGACGAATACCGCGACAAAGCCCTAGCTCTCCGCTACAAGTTGGCGGCTCTCGCGTCGATTCTGGTGGCGAGCGCCGCCGGAGTGTGCCTCCCCGTGGTGGCGAAGCGGTTTCCAGCGCTGAGCCCTAAGAGCAACCTTTTCTTCGTGGTGAAGGCGTTCGCGGCCGGCGTGATCCTCTCGACTGGCTTCATCCACGTGCTGCCCGATGCCTTCGAGAGCCTGACGTCCCCGTGCATCCCCGAGCACCCGTGGGGGGATTTTCCTTTTAGTGGCTTTATTGCTATGGTGGCGTCGATCGGGACGCTCATGGTGGATACTTACGCGACGTCGTATTATAGGCGGCGGGCTAATGCCAAGGCCGCCGACGGAGGCGGAATGTTGGATGCAGTGCATGACCATGGTCATGCACAACGCGGCGGACTGGTGTCGTCAAACTCGGATTCTGATTCTGACGACTCCGAGCTTCTTCGCCACCGTGTCATATCTCAg GTGTTGGAATTGGGAATTGTAGTACATTCTGTAATTATTGGAATTGCACTAGGTGCTTCCCAAAGTCCATCGACAATAAAGCCCTTGATTGCTGCACTGACTTTTCATCAATTTTTCGAAGGCATTGGTCTTGGAGGATGCATAAGTCAG GCAATGTTCAATGTAGGTGCCATAGTAACAATGGCGGGTTTCTTCTCCCTCACAACGCCGGTAGGCATTGCCATAGGTATCGGAATAGCCAACATTTATAGTGAGACGAGCTCGACGGCCCTCATCGTTGAAGGTGTCTTCAATTCGGCATCGGCTGGCATACTAATATATATGGCATTGGTCGATCTTCTCTCCGCCAATTTCATGAGCCCTAGGCTCCAAAACAATGGAAAGCTTCAACTAGGGGCAAATTTAGCACTTCTTATTGGGGCAGGGTGCATGTCCCTTTTGGCTAAATGGGCTTAA
- the LOC121748385 gene encoding BTB/POZ and MATH domain-containing protein 4-like, which yields MSESPDPAQNLLISPTSSRSVTETINGSHRFLIQGYSMAKGMGVGKHIASHDFTVAGYKWAIYFYPDGKNPEDNSTYVSVFIALASEGTDVRALFELTLVDQSGKGKHKVHSHFDRSLESGPYTLKYRGSMWGYKRFFRRAMLESSDYLKDDCLKINCTVGVVVSAIDCSSLHHIHVPDSDIGSDFGTLLENMEGSDVTFNVSGEQFHAHKLVLAARSPVFCSEFFELDSDGKDITVSDMEPKVFKAMLHFVYRDALDEDEMIASSSSSPLITDTLIAKLLAAADRYDLGRLKRMCESHLCKDISVNSVAHILSLADRYHAAELKPICLKFAAENLAAVMRSDGFEYLKENCAALQSELLKTVAGCDEECSSGGGKSRSVWGQLSDGGDTSGRRVRQRT from the exons ATGTCGGAATCGCCGGACCCAGCGCAGAACCTCCTCATTTCGCCGACCAGCTCACGCTCCGTCACCGAGACGATAAACGGGTCGCACCGCTTTCTGATCCAGGGCTACTCCATGGCCAAAGGAATGGGCGTCGGGAAGCATATCGCCAGCCATGATTTCACCGTCGCAGGCTATAAATGGGCGATTTACTTTTACCCCGACGGTAAAAATCCCGAGGACAATTCCACTTACGTCTCGGTTTTCATCGCGCTGGCGAGCGAGGGCACGGATGTGCGGGCGCTGTTCGAGCTTACTCTTGTTGATCAGAGCGGGAAAGGGAAGCATAAAGTGCATAGCCATTTCGATAGGTCGCTTGAGAGTGGGCCTTACACACTTAAATACCGCGGCAGTATGTG GGGTTACAAGCGCTTTTTTAGGAGAGCCATGCTCGAATCTTCAGATTATCTCAAAGATGACTGCCTGAAGATTAACTGTACTGTTGGGGTTGTGGTTTCTGCCATCGACTGTTCAAGTTTACATCATATTCATGTTCCAGATTCTGACATTGGATCAGATTTTGGTACGCTTCTGGAAAATATGGAAGGTTCTGATGTAACTTTTAATGTGTCTGGGGAACAATTCCATGCCCACAAATTGGTATTGGCGGCCCGTTCTCCAGTTTTTTGTTCTGAATTTTTTGAACTGGATAGCGATGGGAAAGATATTACAGTGTCAGACATGGAACCTAAAGTTTTTAAG GCAATGCTGCACTTTGTATATAGAGATGCCTTGGATGAAGATGAGATGATAGCATCTAGTTCTTCTTCTCCTTTGATAACTGATACTTTAATTGCGAAGTTGTTAGCTGCTGCTGATCGTTATGATTTAGGAAGACTAAAGCGGATGTGTGAATCTCATCTTTGCAAGGACATATCTGTAAATTCTGTTGCACATATACTGTCTTTGGCAGACCGTTATCATGCTGCAGAACTGAAACCAATTTGCCTTAAATTTGCGGCTGAGAACCTAGCAG CTGTTATGCGCTCTGATGGTTTTGAGTATCTTAAGGAGAACTGCGCGGCTCTGCAGTCTGAACTCTTGAAAACGGTGGCTGGCTGTGATGAAGAATGCAGCAGCGGTGGTGGCAAGTCGAGAAGTGTATGGGGCCAGCTCTCGGATGGTGGTGATACCAGCGGCAGGAGAGTAAGGCAAAGGACTTGA